Proteins encoded together in one Vicinamibacterales bacterium window:
- the modB gene encoding molybdate ABC transporter permease subunit: protein MEIWRITWFTVLCAAASTAIVLPPGVGLAWLLARRRFRGRTLVETLVSMPLVMPPVATGLILLMLLSRRGVVGQLLDRAGIDVVFTWKAVVLAMGIMGLPLLVRTARAGFEQIDVRYEQVAATLGARPLRVFLTVSLPLAWPSVLAGAVLAFARALGEFGATIVVAGSIPGVTRTLAVAIYTDAETGHDARALTLLLISVAIAFAAMWASNRLVERRPA, encoded by the coding sequence ATGGAGATCTGGCGGATCACGTGGTTCACGGTGCTGTGCGCCGCCGCTTCGACGGCCATCGTGCTGCCGCCTGGCGTCGGCCTGGCCTGGCTGCTGGCCCGGCGCCGCTTCCGCGGCCGCACCCTCGTCGAAACCCTGGTCTCGATGCCGCTGGTCATGCCGCCGGTGGCGACCGGCCTCATCCTCCTGATGCTGCTCAGCCGCCGCGGCGTGGTTGGCCAACTGCTCGACCGCGCCGGCATCGACGTCGTGTTCACCTGGAAGGCCGTGGTGCTGGCGATGGGCATCATGGGCCTGCCGCTGCTCGTGCGGACGGCGCGCGCCGGCTTCGAACAGATCGACGTGCGCTACGAACAGGTCGCGGCGACGCTCGGCGCCCGCCCCTTGCGGGTGTTTCTGACGGTGTCGCTGCCGTTGGCGTGGCCGTCGGTGCTGGCCGGTGCCGTGCTCGCCTTCGCGCGCGCGCTCGGCGAGTTCGGCGCGACGATCGTCGTGGCGGGCAGCATTCCTGGGGTCACCCGGACGCTGGCCGTCGCGATCTACACCGACGCAGAGACGGGACATGACGCCCGCGCGTTGACGCTGCTGCTGATCTCGGTCGCGATCGCCTTTGCCGCGATGTGGGCATCCAACCGCCTGGTCGAGCGGCGCCCGGCATGA
- the modA gene encoding molybdate ABC transporter substrate-binding protein yields the protein MIRPLMAVLLAACAALYPQGMPAARPITVSAAISLTDVLTAVAQEYGREGRGSIRFDFGASNVLARQITSGAPVDVFVSADEAQMDVVAAAQLLLDGTRVDLLRNQLAIVVPSDRPRTLAGPRDLTSPAFRRIALGDPEAVPAGVYAKQYLQQLDLWTVFEAKVVPSGSVRAALAAVESGAADAAIVYRTDARIALKATVAYVVPLERGPRIVYPGAILKTSAAVDESRRFLDFLRGATAARIFERFGFTLAAAPR from the coding sequence GTGATCCGCCCGCTGATGGCCGTGCTCCTCGCCGCCTGTGCCGCGCTCTATCCGCAGGGCATGCCGGCGGCCAGGCCGATCACCGTGTCGGCGGCGATCAGCCTGACCGACGTCCTCACGGCGGTCGCCCAGGAGTACGGACGCGAGGGACGGGGCTCGATCCGATTCGATTTCGGGGCGTCGAACGTGCTGGCGCGGCAGATCACGAGCGGTGCGCCGGTCGACGTGTTCGTCAGCGCCGACGAGGCGCAGATGGACGTGGTCGCGGCGGCGCAGCTCCTGCTCGACGGCACCCGCGTCGATCTGTTGCGCAACCAGCTCGCGATCGTCGTGCCCAGCGATCGTCCGCGCACCCTCGCCGGGCCGCGCGACCTGACGTCGCCGGCCTTCCGCCGGATCGCGCTCGGCGATCCCGAGGCGGTGCCGGCCGGGGTGTACGCGAAGCAATATCTGCAGCAGCTCGATCTGTGGACGGTGTTCGAGGCCAAAGTAGTGCCCAGCGGCAGCGTGCGGGCGGCGCTGGCCGCCGTCGAATCGGGCGCCGCCGACGCGGCGATCGTCTATCGGACCGACGCCCGGATCGCCCTGAAGGCGACCGTCGCTTACGTCGTCCCTCTCGAGCGCGGGCCGCGGATTGTCTATCCTGGCGCGATCCTGAAGACGTCCGCCGCGGTCGACGAGTCGCGGCGGTTCCTCGACTTCCTGCGCGGCGCCACGGCGGCGCGCATCTTCGAACGGTTCGGCTTCACGCTTGCCGCGGCACCGCGCTGA
- the glgX gene encoding glycogen debranching protein GlgX, whose protein sequence is MRIWPGEPFPLGATYDGQGTNFSVFSEVATRVDLCLFDAAGTETCVRLPELTALCWHGYFPDIKPGQRYGFRVHGPWAPDEGQWCNPRKLLIDPYARAIEGAWNWNEALFPYHFGDPENSKNDLDSAPFIPRSVVVDDAFDWGDDAPPNTPWHTTIVYETHVKGFTKLLSPLPENIRGTYAGLAHPAAIDYLRELGVTAVELLPVHQFVQDSLLLDRGLRNYWGYNSIGYFAPHNEYASSGSDGSQVREFKAAVKALHAAGIEVILDVVYNHTAEGNHLGPVLSFRGLDNAAYYRLVADKRRYYFDYTGTGNSLNMRHPHVLQLIMDSLRYWVTDMHVDGFRFDLAATLARELHDVDRLSAFFDLIQQDPIINRVKLIAEPWDIGEGGYQVGNFPPLWSEWNGKYRDSTRDFWRGTDQTLAEFGSRFTGSSDLYQGTARRPYASINFITAHDGFTLHDLVSYNDKHNDANGEENRDGESHNRSWNGGAEGATDDPNVVGLRNRQVRNFLATLLLSQGVPMICGGDEIGRTQQGNNNGYCQDNEVSWYDWAHADQALLGFTRDLIRLRSAHPVFCRRRWFQGRAIRGSEVGDIGWFTPGGTVMSDQDWQTGFAKSLGVFLNGEAIPTLGLHGERVVDDSFYVMFNAHSEPVEFVLPESKWGEHWSIALDTSAVPDHVDGEASGRALAAGEHLHVQGWSLVLLRRLQT, encoded by the coding sequence ATGCGCATATGGCCGGGTGAGCCGTTCCCGCTTGGTGCCACGTACGACGGGCAGGGCACCAACTTTTCGGTGTTTTCCGAGGTCGCGACGCGCGTCGACCTGTGCCTGTTCGACGCGGCGGGCACGGAAACCTGCGTCCGGCTTCCGGAATTGACGGCGCTCTGCTGGCACGGCTACTTCCCTGACATCAAGCCTGGGCAACGCTACGGCTTCCGCGTGCACGGACCGTGGGCGCCCGACGAGGGGCAGTGGTGCAATCCGCGCAAACTGCTGATCGACCCCTATGCCAGGGCGATCGAGGGGGCCTGGAACTGGAACGAGGCGCTGTTTCCGTACCACTTCGGCGATCCCGAGAACTCGAAGAACGATCTCGACAGCGCCCCTTTCATCCCCCGATCGGTGGTCGTCGACGACGCGTTCGACTGGGGCGACGACGCGCCGCCGAATACGCCGTGGCACACGACGATCGTCTACGAAACCCACGTCAAGGGGTTCACGAAGCTTCTCTCGCCGCTGCCCGAGAACATCCGCGGCACCTACGCCGGACTCGCGCACCCGGCGGCGATCGACTACCTGAGAGAGCTTGGCGTCACCGCTGTGGAGCTGCTGCCGGTACACCAGTTCGTCCAGGACTCGCTGCTGCTCGACCGCGGCCTACGCAACTACTGGGGCTACAACTCGATCGGCTACTTCGCGCCGCACAACGAGTACGCCTCGTCAGGCAGCGACGGCTCACAGGTGCGCGAGTTCAAGGCGGCGGTGAAGGCCCTGCACGCCGCAGGCATCGAAGTGATCCTCGACGTGGTCTACAACCACACCGCCGAGGGGAACCATCTCGGCCCCGTGCTGTCGTTCAGGGGGCTCGACAACGCCGCCTACTACCGGCTGGTCGCCGACAAGCGGCGCTACTACTTCGATTACACCGGCACCGGCAACTCGCTGAACATGCGGCACCCGCACGTGCTGCAGCTGATCATGGACAGCCTCCGCTACTGGGTCACCGACATGCACGTCGACGGCTTTCGTTTCGACCTGGCGGCGACGCTGGCGCGCGAGCTGCACGACGTCGACCGGCTGTCGGCGTTCTTCGATCTGATCCAGCAGGATCCGATCATCAACCGCGTCAAGCTGATCGCCGAGCCGTGGGACATCGGCGAAGGGGGGTACCAGGTCGGCAACTTCCCGCCGTTGTGGTCGGAATGGAACGGCAAGTATCGCGACTCGACGCGCGACTTCTGGCGCGGCACCGATCAGACGCTGGCCGAGTTCGGCTCGCGCTTCACCGGCAGCTCCGATCTGTATCAGGGGACGGCGCGGCGGCCCTACGCGAGCATCAACTTCATCACCGCGCACGACGGCTTCACGCTGCACGATCTCGTCTCGTACAACGACAAGCACAACGACGCCAACGGCGAGGAGAACCGCGACGGCGAGAGCCACAACCGCTCGTGGAACGGCGGCGCCGAAGGCGCGACCGACGACCCCAACGTCGTCGGACTGCGCAACCGACAGGTGCGCAATTTCCTGGCGACGCTGCTGCTGTCGCAGGGAGTGCCGATGATCTGCGGCGGCGACGAGATCGGCCGCACGCAGCAAGGCAACAACAACGGCTACTGCCAGGACAATGAGGTCTCGTGGTACGACTGGGCGCACGCCGACCAGGCGCTGCTCGGCTTCACCCGCGATCTGATCCGGCTCCGCTCCGCACATCCGGTCTTCTGCCGCCGCCGCTGGTTCCAGGGACGCGCCATCCGCGGCAGCGAGGTCGGCGACATCGGATGGTTCACCCCAGGGGGCACCGTGATGTCGGATCAGGACTGGCAGACCGGCTTCGCCAAGTCGCTCGGCGTCTTCCTGAACGGCGAGGCGATCCCGACGCTCGGCCTGCACGGCGAGCGCGTCGTCGACGACAGCTTCTACGTGATGTTCAACGCGCATTCCGAGCCGGTCGAATTCGTGCTGCCGGAATCGAAATGGGGCGAGCACTGGTCGATCGCGCTCGACACCAGCGCCGTGCCGGATCACGTGGACGGCGAGGCGTCCGGCCGCGCGCTTGCCGCGGGCGAACATCTGCACGTGCAGGGCTGGTCGCTGGTGCTGCTGCGGCGGCTGCAGACGTAG
- the ggt gene encoding gamma-glutamyltransferase translates to MLALARPAAVAVMIVFGVALPSRIQTSADKGVASQDGLVVCTSAPACDAGAAILSRGGNAVDAAVATAFALAVTHPSAGNIGGGGFMVVRAATGAVTTFDYREKAPQSSTRTMYMRNGKVDISLTNEGYLAPGVPGTVRGLALAHKRFGTLPWKDVVMPAVEIAEAGFVISPALARSLNAQLAGVMGKYPASVAAYGKPGGGQWAAGDRLVLGDLARTLRAIATDGADVFYRGWIADRIADDLAANGGLITRADLGAYEARERAPVTGEYRGYDIAAMPPPSSGGVALVEMLNILEPYDLKSKGAASAEARHLEIEAMRRAYLDRARFLGDPDFVQVPVASLTAKDHAKEVAANIDPARASSSAEIGKDILTLAQAAEPDETTHFSVIDRGGMAVSNTFTLEGGYGSRVVVKGAGFLLNNEMGDFNKNPGVTDDKGTIGTPANLIDPGKRMLSSMTPVIVSKDGKLVLVTGSPGGRTIINTVFAVVLNVTAFEMNVREAVDAPRMDHEWMPDSVRIERGGADDALLASLKAMGHLNVSAGGFQGDANSILIDGAGTAWGAADTTRSADGKASVPSRASTSAVR, encoded by the coding sequence ATGCTCGCTTTGGCTCGTCCCGCCGCCGTGGCTGTCATGATCGTCTTTGGCGTCGCTCTGCCGTCGCGAATTCAGACGTCGGCCGACAAGGGCGTGGCCTCGCAGGACGGCCTCGTCGTCTGCACCTCGGCGCCGGCGTGCGATGCAGGAGCGGCGATCCTCTCGCGCGGCGGCAACGCCGTCGACGCCGCGGTCGCCACCGCGTTCGCGCTCGCCGTCACACACCCGAGCGCCGGCAACATCGGCGGCGGCGGCTTCATGGTCGTCCGGGCCGCGACCGGCGCCGTCACCACCTTCGACTATCGCGAGAAGGCGCCGCAGTCATCGACGCGAACGATGTACATGCGCAACGGCAAGGTCGACATCAGTCTCACCAACGAAGGCTACCTCGCGCCCGGCGTCCCCGGTACCGTGCGCGGACTGGCGCTGGCTCACAAGCGCTTCGGGACGCTGCCGTGGAAGGACGTCGTCATGCCCGCGGTCGAGATCGCGGAAGCCGGCTTCGTCATCTCGCCGGCGCTGGCCCGCAGTCTCAACGCACAGCTTGCGGGGGTCATGGGCAAGTATCCCGCGTCGGTCGCTGCCTACGGCAAGCCGGGCGGCGGGCAGTGGGCCGCCGGCGATCGACTCGTGCTCGGCGATCTCGCCCGGACGCTGCGTGCGATCGCCACCGACGGCGCGGACGTGTTCTACCGGGGATGGATCGCCGATCGCATCGCCGACGATCTCGCTGCCAACGGCGGACTGATCACCAGGGCCGACCTCGGCGCCTACGAGGCCAGGGAGCGCGCGCCCGTCACGGGCGAGTACCGTGGCTACGACATCGCCGCGATGCCTCCCCCGAGCTCCGGCGGCGTGGCCCTCGTCGAGATGCTGAATATCCTCGAACCCTACGATCTGAAGAGCAAGGGTGCGGCCTCCGCTGAGGCCCGGCATCTCGAGATCGAGGCGATGCGCCGTGCGTATCTCGATCGCGCGCGATTCCTCGGCGATCCCGACTTCGTCCAGGTTCCGGTCGCCAGTCTGACCGCGAAGGACCACGCGAAAGAGGTGGCCGCCAACATCGACCCTGCGAGGGCCAGCAGCAGCGCCGAGATCGGCAAGGACATCCTGACGCTGGCGCAGGCGGCGGAGCCGGATGAAACCACGCATTTCTCGGTGATCGATCGCGGCGGGATGGCGGTCAGCAACACCTTCACGCTCGAAGGGGGCTACGGTTCGCGCGTCGTCGTGAAGGGCGCGGGATTCCTGCTCAACAACGAGATGGGCGATTTCAACAAGAACCCCGGCGTCACCGACGACAAGGGCACGATCGGAACGCCCGCGAACCTGATCGATCCCGGCAAGCGGATGCTCAGCTCGATGACGCCGGTGATCGTCTCGAAGGATGGCAAGCTCGTGCTGGTCACGGGATCACCGGGCGGCCGCACCATCATCAACACCGTGTTTGCCGTGGTGCTCAACGTCACGGCGTTCGAGATGAACGTGCGCGAGGCGGTCGACGCGCCGCGCATGGACCATGAGTGGATGCCCGACAGCGTGCGTATCGAACGCGGCGGCGCCGACGATGCCTTGCTCGCGAGCCTGAAGGCGATGGGACACCTCAATGTCAGCGCCGGCGGATTCCAGGGTGACGCCAACTCGATCCTGATCGACGGGGCCGGTACAGCGTGGGGCGCGGCCGATACGACGCGCAGCGCGGACGGTAAGGCGTCCGTCCCGTCACGGGCGTCGACGTCCGCCGTGCGGTAG
- the hisI gene encoding phosphoribosyl-AMP cyclohydrolase yields the protein MDYSKLDGLIPAVVQDEASGEVLMVGFMNDEAFEKTRATGFATFFSRTRNQLWTKGETSGNRLRVSTLLVDCDDDTVLLKVKRLGDGNVCHTGTRTCFRLLEPQR from the coding sequence ATGGACTACAGCAAGCTCGATGGACTGATACCGGCGGTCGTGCAGGACGAGGCCAGCGGCGAAGTGCTCATGGTCGGATTCATGAACGACGAGGCGTTCGAGAAGACGCGCGCGACCGGGTTCGCCACGTTCTTCAGCCGGACGCGCAACCAGCTGTGGACGAAAGGGGAGACCTCCGGCAACCGCCTGCGGGTCTCAACGCTGCTCGTCGACTGTGACGACGACACGGTGCTACTGAAGGTGAAGCGGCTCGGCGACGGCAACGTCTGCCACACGGGCACGCGGACCTGTTTTCGGCTGCTGGAGCCGCAGAGATGA
- the hisG gene encoding ATP phosphoribosyltransferase — protein sequence MKLRLGIPKGSLQDATVQLFARAGYTIFASSRSYFPTIDDPDIECMLIRAQEMARYVADGVLDAGLTGLDWVAEHDAANGTGSSVVALADLVYAKQSFGKVRWVLAVPEDSRYHTPEDLDGGTIATELVRATDAYFARKGVKVKVEFSWGATEVKPPMLADAIVEVTETGSSLRANRLRIIDTVLESNTQLIANRTALTDGWKATKLDNIAVLLKAAIEAQGRVGLMLNVRRAELSQVLALLPALQRPTVSPLSDDDWVAVNTIIEERTVRDLIPRLKAANAQGIVEYPLNKIVV from the coding sequence ATGAAACTCCGACTGGGCATTCCGAAGGGCTCGCTGCAGGACGCGACGGTGCAACTGTTCGCACGGGCGGGCTACACCATCTTCGCCAGCTCGCGCTCGTATTTCCCGACGATCGACGATCCGGACATCGAGTGCATGCTGATCCGCGCGCAGGAGATGGCGCGCTACGTCGCCGACGGCGTGCTCGACGCCGGGCTCACCGGGCTCGACTGGGTCGCCGAACACGACGCGGCGAACGGCACCGGCAGCAGCGTCGTCGCGCTGGCGGATCTGGTGTACGCCAAACAGAGCTTCGGCAAGGTGCGCTGGGTGCTGGCCGTCCCCGAAGATTCGCGGTATCACACGCCTGAGGATCTCGACGGCGGCACGATCGCGACTGAGCTGGTGCGCGCGACCGACGCCTACTTCGCGCGCAAAGGCGTCAAGGTGAAGGTCGAATTCTCGTGGGGCGCCACGGAAGTCAAGCCGCCGATGCTGGCCGACGCCATCGTCGAAGTGACCGAGACCGGGTCGTCGCTGCGCGCCAACCGCCTGCGCATCATCGACACCGTGCTCGAGTCGAACACGCAGCTCATCGCCAACCGGACGGCGCTCACCGATGGGTGGAAGGCGACCAAACTCGACAACATCGCCGTTCTGCTGAAAGCGGCGATCGAAGCACAGGGACGCGTCGGCCTCATGCTGAACGTGCGGCGCGCCGAACTGTCGCAGGTGCTGGCGCTGCTGCCGGCGCTGCAGCGGCCGACCGTGTCGCCGTTGAGCGACGACGACTGGGTCGCGGTCAACACGATCATCGAGGAACGGACGGTGCGCGATCTCATCCCGCGACTCAAGGCGGCGAATGCGCAGGGCATCGTGGAGTATCCGCTGAACAAGATCGTGGTGTGA
- the hisD gene encoding histidinol dehydrogenase — MRIVEASDDSALAAILDRSAARTPDVEGAAVKIVADVRERGDVAVREYAARFDGLDGGFEVTRAEMRAAATRVPTDVKRAIRYAAANIRRVAARQVPTPWRTSPVPGVTVAQRVTPLDRVGCYVPGGRYPLPSSLLMTAIPARVAGVREVIAMCPKPDPTVMLAALDAGVTRLFRLGGAHAIAALAYGTASIRRVDKIVGPGNAYVAAAKALVAGDCAIDFFAGPSEILIISSSGRAGWIAADLIAQAEHDEHARAVLVTPSRRLARAVAAEIAAQMPPRGPAAAALANNGAIVVTRTLAAAVTLANRMAPEHVVCDSPAVASQLTRAGTVFVGEFSAQAAGDYVTGSNHVLPTSGAARSRGGLSAADFVRLSTVQTVTRAGLRRIGPHGVALAVAEGLDAHAASMRVRLGS, encoded by the coding sequence GTGAGGATCGTCGAGGCTTCTGACGACTCCGCACTGGCGGCCATCCTCGATCGTTCGGCTGCACGGACTCCCGACGTCGAGGGCGCGGCGGTGAAGATCGTGGCCGACGTACGAGAGCGCGGCGACGTGGCGGTGCGCGAGTACGCGGCACGGTTCGACGGTCTCGACGGCGGCTTCGAGGTCACGCGCGCCGAGATGCGTGCGGCGGCGACGCGGGTACCGACGGACGTGAAGCGCGCCATCCGCTACGCCGCCGCGAACATCCGGCGGGTGGCGGCGCGCCAGGTGCCGACGCCGTGGCGCACGTCCCCGGTTCCCGGCGTGACGGTCGCGCAGCGGGTGACGCCGCTGGACCGCGTCGGCTGCTACGTCCCTGGCGGCCGCTATCCCCTGCCCTCGTCGCTGCTGATGACCGCGATTCCGGCGCGTGTGGCCGGCGTACGGGAGGTGATCGCGATGTGCCCGAAACCGGATCCGACGGTCATGCTCGCGGCGCTCGACGCCGGCGTGACCCGGTTGTTCCGGCTGGGCGGCGCGCACGCGATCGCCGCGCTCGCCTACGGCACCGCATCGATCCGGCGCGTCGACAAGATCGTCGGACCCGGTAACGCCTACGTGGCGGCCGCCAAGGCGCTGGTGGCGGGCGACTGCGCGATCGACTTCTTCGCCGGGCCGAGCGAAATCCTGATCATCTCTTCCAGCGGCCGCGCCGGCTGGATCGCCGCCGACCTCATCGCCCAGGCCGAGCACGACGAGCACGCGCGCGCCGTGCTCGTCACGCCGAGCCGTCGGCTGGCCCGCGCCGTGGCCGCCGAGATTGCCGCGCAGATGCCGCCGCGAGGCCCGGCTGCGGCCGCCCTCGCGAATAACGGCGCCATCGTCGTCACTCGCACGCTCGCCGCGGCCGTCACGCTCGCCAACCGCATGGCGCCGGAACACGTCGTCTGCGATTCGCCGGCGGTGGCGTCACAACTGACGCGCGCCGGCACGGTATTCGTCGGCGAGTTCAGCGCGCAGGCCGCCGGCGACTACGTCACCGGCTCGAATCACGTGCTGCCGACGAGCGGCGCGGCGCGATCGCGAGGCGGCCTCTCGGCGGCCGATTTCGTGCGGTTGTCGACGGTGCAGACGGTGACCCGCGCCGGCCTTCGCCGCATCGGACCGCACGGCGTCGCACTCGCCGTCGCTGAAGGCCTCGATGCGCACGCCGCGTCGATGCGGGTGCGGCTGGGCTCGTGA